A part of Eschrichtius robustus isolate mEscRob2 chromosome 20, mEscRob2.pri, whole genome shotgun sequence genomic DNA contains:
- the LOC137755449 gene encoding outer dynein arm-docking complex subunit 4 isoform X3, with the protein MADPETEGLRSTFPSYMAEGERLYLCGEFAKAAHSFSNALHLQNGDKNCLVARSKCFLKMGELEKSLADAEASLQGDPTFCKGILQKAETLYTMGDFEFALVFYHRGYKLRPDREFKVGIQKAQEAINNSVGSPSSIKLENKGDLSFLSKQAESMQAQQKPHPVRQLVHHPKRESKRKGSLKSEKIIRQLLGELYVDKEYLEKLLLDEDLIRGTIKRGLTVEDLIMTGINYLDTRSDFWRQQKPIYARERDRKLTQEKWLRDRKRRPSQTARYILKSLEDIDMLLTSGSAEGSLQKAEKVLKKVLEWNKEEVPNKDELVGNLHSCIGNAQIELGQMVAALQSHRKDLEIAKEYDLPDAKSRALDNIGRVFARVGKFQQAVDTWEEKIPLAKTTLEKTWLFHEIGRCYLELDQAWQAQNYVKLRDFESAVNNFEKALEKAKLVHNNQAQQAIINALDDANKGIIEELKKTNYREILKDKKEEEDATTLDSITVMAKEKETRRRMRDEPEKNRGFSRKSQTFLPKIFFRKMSSSGTKDKPELQFPFLQDEETVATLQECKTLFILRGLPGSGKSTLARVIVDRYRDGTKMVSADTYKITPGARGGFTEEYKQLDEDLAAYCRRDVRVLVLDDTNHERERLEQLFEMADQYQYQVVLVEPKTAWRLDCAQLKEKNQWQLSADDLKKLKPGLEKDFLPLYFGWFLTKKSSEGLRKAGQAFLEELGNHKAFKRELRHFVSGDEPREKIELVSYFGKRPPGVLHCTTKFCDYGKAAGADEYTQQDVVKKSYCKAFTLTISALFVTPKTTGARVELSEQELALWPNDVDKLSPSDSLSRGSRAHITLGCAGDVEAVQTGVDLLEIVKQEKGGNRGEEVGELSRGKLYSLGSGRWMLNLAKKMEVRAIFTGYYGKGKAVPTRGGRKGGAFQSCTII; encoded by the exons ATGGCGGACCCAGAAACTGAAGGCCTGCGAAGCACCTTCCCCTCTTACATGGCGGAGGGCGAGCGGCTCTATCTGTGCGGGGAGTTCGCTAAAGCCGCCCATAGCTTCAGCAAC GCTCTTCACCTTCAGAACGGAGATAAGAACTGCTTGGTTGCCCGTTCCAAGTGCTTCCTCAAGATGGGAGAGCTGGAGAAATCCCTGGCAGATGCTGAGGCTTCACTCCAGGGTGACCCGACTTTCTGCAAG GGGATTTTACAAAAGGCGGAGACCCTGTACACCATGGGAGACTTTGAATTTGCCTTGGTGTTCTATCATCGAGGCTACAAGCTGAGGCCCGATCGGGAGTTCAAAGTTGGAATTCAGAAAGCCCAGGAAGCCATCAACAACTCAGTGGGAA GTCCCTCTTCTATTAAGCTGGAGAACAAAGGGGACCTGTCCTTCTTAAGCAAGCAGGCGGAG aGCATGCAAGCCCAGCAGAAGCCTCATCCCGTGAGACAGCTCGTACACCATCCCAAGAGAGAGTCCAAGCGGAAGGGCTCGCTCAAGAGCGAGAAGATCATCCGACAGCTCCTGGGTGAGCTCTATGTGGACAAGGAGTATCTGGAGAAGCTCCTGTTGGATGAAG ACCTGATCAGAGGCACCATCAAGCGCGGCCTGACCGTGGAGGACCTCATCATGACGGGCATCAACTACCTGGACACACGCAGTGACTTTTGGAGGCAGCAAAAGCCCATCTATGCCAGGGAGCGGGACCGGAAACTGACGCAAGAGAAGTGGCTGCGGGACCGCAAACGCCGGCCCTCGCAGACGGCCCGCTACATCCTCAAGAGCCTGGAGGACATTGACATGT tgCTGACCAGCGGCAGTGCTGAAGGCAGCCTTCAGAAAGCTGAGAAAGTGCTGAAGAAGGTGCTGGAATGGAACAAAGAGGAGGTGCCCAACAAGGACGAACTGGTCGGAAACTTGCACAGCTGCATAGGGAATGCCCAGATCGAGCTGGGGCAGATGGTGGCAGCCCTGCAGAGCCACAGGAAGGACCTGGAGATCGCCAAGGAATA TGATCTTCCTGATGCCAAGTCCAGGGCCCTGGACAACATTGGCAGGGTTTTTGCCAGAGTTGGGAAATTCCAGCAAGCCGTTGACAC ATGGGAGGAGAAGATCCCTCTGGCCAAAACCACCCTGGAGAAGACCTGGCTGTTCCACGAGATTGGCCGCTGCTACTTGGAGCTGGACCAGGCTTGGCAGGCCCAGAATTACG TGAAGCTGAGAGACTTCGAGTCGGCAGTGAACAACTTTGAGAAGGCCCTGGAGAAAGCGAAGCTCGTCCATAACAACCAGGCACAGCAGGCCATCATCAAC GCCCTGGACGATGCCAACAAGGGCATCATTGAAGAGCTGAAGAAGACCAACTACAGGGAGATACTCAAAGATAAGAAGGAGGAAG AAGATGCCACTACGTTGGATAGTATAACAGTGATGGCAAAGGAGAAGGAAACGAGGAGGAGAATGAGAGATGAACCCGAGAAG AATAGAGGCTTCTCCCGAAAGAGCCAAACGTTCCTGCCCAAGATCTTCTTCCGCAAAATGTCATCCTCAGGGACCAAGGACAAGCCAGAGCTGCAGTTTCCCTTCCTGCAGGATGAGGAGACGGTGGCCACGCTGCAGGAATGCAAGACGCTCTTCATCCTGCGTGGCCTGCCCGGGAGCGGCAAGTCCACGCTGGCCCGGGTCATCGTGGACAGGTACCGGGATGGCACCAAGATGGTGTCCGCCGACACCTACAAGATCACCCCCGGTGCCCGGGGGGGCTTCACCGAGGAGTACAAGCAGCTGGATGAGGACCTGGCTGCTTACTGCCGCCGGGACGTCCGGGTCCTCGTGCTCGATGACACCAACCACGAGCGGGAGCGGCTGGAACAACTCTTTGAGATGGCCGACCAGTACCAGTACCAGGTGGTGCTGGTGGAGCCCAAGACGGCGTGGCGGCTGGACTGTGCCCAGCTCAAGGAGAAGAACCAGTGGCAGCTGTCGGCCGACGATCTGAAGAAGCTGAAGCCTGGGCTGGAGAAGGACTTCCTGCCGCTCTACTTCGGCTGGTTCCTGACCAAGAAGAGTTCCGAGGGCCTCCGCAAAGCCGGCCAGGCCTTCCTCGAGGAGCTGGGCAACCACAAGGCCTTCAAGAGGGAGCTGCGACACT TTGTCTCTGGGGATGAGCCCAGGGAGAAGATTGAACTGGTCAGCTACTTTGGGAAGAGACCCCCGGGCGTGCTGCACTGCACAACCAAGTTCTGTGACTATGGGAAGGCCGCTGGGGCAGACGAGTACACCCAGCAGGAT GTGGTGAAGAAATCCTACTGCAAGGCCTTCACGCTGACCATCTCTGCCCTCTTTGTGACACCCAAGACGACAGGAGCCCGGGTAGAGCTGAGCGAGCAGGAGCTGGCCTTGTGGCCGAACGACGTGGACAAGCTGTCCCCCTCTGACAGCCTGTCGCGGGGCAGCCGCGCGCACATCACCCTGGGCTGCGCGGGTGACGTGGAGGCCGTGCAGACGGGTGTTGACCTGCTAGAGATTGTGAAGCAGGAGAAGGGGGGTAACCGCGGCGAGGAGGTGGGTGAGCTCAGCCGGGGCAAGCTCTACTCCTTGGGCAGTGGGCGCTGGATGCTGAACCTGGCCAAGAAGATGGAGGTCAGGGCCATCTTCACGGGGTACTACGGGAAGGGCAAGGCTGTGCCCACACGGGGCGGCCGCAAGGGTGGCGCCTTTCAGTCCTGCACCATCATCTGA
- the LOC137755449 gene encoding outer dynein arm-docking complex subunit 4 isoform X1, with product MADPETEGLRSTFPSYMAEGERLYLCGEFAKAAHSFSNALHLQNGDKNCLVARSKCFLKMGELEKSLADAEASLQGDPTFCKGILQKAETLYTMGDFEFALVFYHRGYKLRPDREFKVGIQKAQEAINNSVGSPSSIKLENKGDLSFLSKQAESMQAQQKPHPVRQLVHHPKRESKRKGSLKSEKIIRQLLGELYVDKEYLEKLLLDEDLIRGTIKRGLTVEDLIMTGINYLDTRSDFWRQQKPIYARERDRKLTQEKWLRDRKRRPSQTARYILKSLEDIDMLLTSGSAEGSLQKAEKVLKKVLEWNKEEVPNKDELVGNLHSCIGNAQIELGQMVAALQSHRKDLEIAKEYDLPDAKSRALDNIGRVFARVGKFQQAVDTWEEKIPLAKTTLEKTWLFHEIGRCYLELDQAWQAQNYGEKSQQCAEEEGDIEWQLNASVLVAQAQVKLRDFESAVNNFEKALEKAKLVHNNQAQQAIINALDDANKGIIEELKKTNYREILKDKKEEEDATTLDSITVMAKEKETRRRMRDEPEKNRGFSRKSQTFLPKIFFRKMSSSGTKDKPELQFPFLQDEETVATLQECKTLFILRGLPGSGKSTLARVIVDRYRDGTKMVSADTYKITPGARGGFTEEYKQLDEDLAAYCRRDVRVLVLDDTNHERERLEQLFEMADQYQYQVVLVEPKTAWRLDCAQLKEKNQWQLSADDLKKLKPGLEKDFLPLYFGWFLTKKSSEGLRKAGQAFLEELGNHKAFKRELRHFVSGDEPREKIELVSYFGKRPPGVLHCTTKFCDYGKAAGADEYTQQDVVKKSYCKAFTLTISALFVTPKTTGARVELSEQELALWPNDVDKLSPSDSLSRGSRAHITLGCAGDVEAVQTGVDLLEIVKQEKGGNRGEEVGELSRGKLYSLGSGRWMLNLAKKMEVRAIFTGYYGKGKAVPTRGGRKGGAFQSCTII from the exons ATGGCGGACCCAGAAACTGAAGGCCTGCGAAGCACCTTCCCCTCTTACATGGCGGAGGGCGAGCGGCTCTATCTGTGCGGGGAGTTCGCTAAAGCCGCCCATAGCTTCAGCAAC GCTCTTCACCTTCAGAACGGAGATAAGAACTGCTTGGTTGCCCGTTCCAAGTGCTTCCTCAAGATGGGAGAGCTGGAGAAATCCCTGGCAGATGCTGAGGCTTCACTCCAGGGTGACCCGACTTTCTGCAAG GGGATTTTACAAAAGGCGGAGACCCTGTACACCATGGGAGACTTTGAATTTGCCTTGGTGTTCTATCATCGAGGCTACAAGCTGAGGCCCGATCGGGAGTTCAAAGTTGGAATTCAGAAAGCCCAGGAAGCCATCAACAACTCAGTGGGAA GTCCCTCTTCTATTAAGCTGGAGAACAAAGGGGACCTGTCCTTCTTAAGCAAGCAGGCGGAG aGCATGCAAGCCCAGCAGAAGCCTCATCCCGTGAGACAGCTCGTACACCATCCCAAGAGAGAGTCCAAGCGGAAGGGCTCGCTCAAGAGCGAGAAGATCATCCGACAGCTCCTGGGTGAGCTCTATGTGGACAAGGAGTATCTGGAGAAGCTCCTGTTGGATGAAG ACCTGATCAGAGGCACCATCAAGCGCGGCCTGACCGTGGAGGACCTCATCATGACGGGCATCAACTACCTGGACACACGCAGTGACTTTTGGAGGCAGCAAAAGCCCATCTATGCCAGGGAGCGGGACCGGAAACTGACGCAAGAGAAGTGGCTGCGGGACCGCAAACGCCGGCCCTCGCAGACGGCCCGCTACATCCTCAAGAGCCTGGAGGACATTGACATGT tgCTGACCAGCGGCAGTGCTGAAGGCAGCCTTCAGAAAGCTGAGAAAGTGCTGAAGAAGGTGCTGGAATGGAACAAAGAGGAGGTGCCCAACAAGGACGAACTGGTCGGAAACTTGCACAGCTGCATAGGGAATGCCCAGATCGAGCTGGGGCAGATGGTGGCAGCCCTGCAGAGCCACAGGAAGGACCTGGAGATCGCCAAGGAATA TGATCTTCCTGATGCCAAGTCCAGGGCCCTGGACAACATTGGCAGGGTTTTTGCCAGAGTTGGGAAATTCCAGCAAGCCGTTGACAC ATGGGAGGAGAAGATCCCTCTGGCCAAAACCACCCTGGAGAAGACCTGGCTGTTCCACGAGATTGGCCGCTGCTACTTGGAGCTGGACCAGGCTTGGCAGGCCCAGAATTACGGTGAGAAGTCCCAGCAGTGCGCCGAGGAAGAAGGGGACATCGAGTGGCAGCTGAACGCCAGTGTTCTGGTGGCACAGGCGCAAG TGAAGCTGAGAGACTTCGAGTCGGCAGTGAACAACTTTGAGAAGGCCCTGGAGAAAGCGAAGCTCGTCCATAACAACCAGGCACAGCAGGCCATCATCAAC GCCCTGGACGATGCCAACAAGGGCATCATTGAAGAGCTGAAGAAGACCAACTACAGGGAGATACTCAAAGATAAGAAGGAGGAAG AAGATGCCACTACGTTGGATAGTATAACAGTGATGGCAAAGGAGAAGGAAACGAGGAGGAGAATGAGAGATGAACCCGAGAAG AATAGAGGCTTCTCCCGAAAGAGCCAAACGTTCCTGCCCAAGATCTTCTTCCGCAAAATGTCATCCTCAGGGACCAAGGACAAGCCAGAGCTGCAGTTTCCCTTCCTGCAGGATGAGGAGACGGTGGCCACGCTGCAGGAATGCAAGACGCTCTTCATCCTGCGTGGCCTGCCCGGGAGCGGCAAGTCCACGCTGGCCCGGGTCATCGTGGACAGGTACCGGGATGGCACCAAGATGGTGTCCGCCGACACCTACAAGATCACCCCCGGTGCCCGGGGGGGCTTCACCGAGGAGTACAAGCAGCTGGATGAGGACCTGGCTGCTTACTGCCGCCGGGACGTCCGGGTCCTCGTGCTCGATGACACCAACCACGAGCGGGAGCGGCTGGAACAACTCTTTGAGATGGCCGACCAGTACCAGTACCAGGTGGTGCTGGTGGAGCCCAAGACGGCGTGGCGGCTGGACTGTGCCCAGCTCAAGGAGAAGAACCAGTGGCAGCTGTCGGCCGACGATCTGAAGAAGCTGAAGCCTGGGCTGGAGAAGGACTTCCTGCCGCTCTACTTCGGCTGGTTCCTGACCAAGAAGAGTTCCGAGGGCCTCCGCAAAGCCGGCCAGGCCTTCCTCGAGGAGCTGGGCAACCACAAGGCCTTCAAGAGGGAGCTGCGACACT TTGTCTCTGGGGATGAGCCCAGGGAGAAGATTGAACTGGTCAGCTACTTTGGGAAGAGACCCCCGGGCGTGCTGCACTGCACAACCAAGTTCTGTGACTATGGGAAGGCCGCTGGGGCAGACGAGTACACCCAGCAGGAT GTGGTGAAGAAATCCTACTGCAAGGCCTTCACGCTGACCATCTCTGCCCTCTTTGTGACACCCAAGACGACAGGAGCCCGGGTAGAGCTGAGCGAGCAGGAGCTGGCCTTGTGGCCGAACGACGTGGACAAGCTGTCCCCCTCTGACAGCCTGTCGCGGGGCAGCCGCGCGCACATCACCCTGGGCTGCGCGGGTGACGTGGAGGCCGTGCAGACGGGTGTTGACCTGCTAGAGATTGTGAAGCAGGAGAAGGGGGGTAACCGCGGCGAGGAGGTGGGTGAGCTCAGCCGGGGCAAGCTCTACTCCTTGGGCAGTGGGCGCTGGATGCTGAACCTGGCCAAGAAGATGGAGGTCAGGGCCATCTTCACGGGGTACTACGGGAAGGGCAAGGCTGTGCCCACACGGGGCGGCCGCAAGGGTGGCGCCTTTCAGTCCTGCACCATCATCTGA
- the LOC137755449 gene encoding outer dynein arm-docking complex subunit 4 isoform X2, which translates to MADPETEGLRSTFPSYMAEGERLYLCGEFAKAAHSFSNALHLQNGDKNCLVARSKCFLKMGELEKSLADAEASLQGDPTFCKGILQKAETLYTMGDFEFALVFYHRGYKLRPDREFKVGIQKAQEAINNSVGSPSSIKLENKGDLSFLSKQAESMQAQQKPHPVRQLVHHPKRESKRKGSLKSEKIIRQLLDLIRGTIKRGLTVEDLIMTGINYLDTRSDFWRQQKPIYARERDRKLTQEKWLRDRKRRPSQTARYILKSLEDIDMLLTSGSAEGSLQKAEKVLKKVLEWNKEEVPNKDELVGNLHSCIGNAQIELGQMVAALQSHRKDLEIAKEYDLPDAKSRALDNIGRVFARVGKFQQAVDTWEEKIPLAKTTLEKTWLFHEIGRCYLELDQAWQAQNYGEKSQQCAEEEGDIEWQLNASVLVAQAQVKLRDFESAVNNFEKALEKAKLVHNNQAQQAIINALDDANKGIIEELKKTNYREILKDKKEEEDATTLDSITVMAKEKETRRRMRDEPEKNRGFSRKSQTFLPKIFFRKMSSSGTKDKPELQFPFLQDEETVATLQECKTLFILRGLPGSGKSTLARVIVDRYRDGTKMVSADTYKITPGARGGFTEEYKQLDEDLAAYCRRDVRVLVLDDTNHERERLEQLFEMADQYQYQVVLVEPKTAWRLDCAQLKEKNQWQLSADDLKKLKPGLEKDFLPLYFGWFLTKKSSEGLRKAGQAFLEELGNHKAFKRELRHFVSGDEPREKIELVSYFGKRPPGVLHCTTKFCDYGKAAGADEYTQQDVVKKSYCKAFTLTISALFVTPKTTGARVELSEQELALWPNDVDKLSPSDSLSRGSRAHITLGCAGDVEAVQTGVDLLEIVKQEKGGNRGEEVGELSRGKLYSLGSGRWMLNLAKKMEVRAIFTGYYGKGKAVPTRGGRKGGAFQSCTII; encoded by the exons ATGGCGGACCCAGAAACTGAAGGCCTGCGAAGCACCTTCCCCTCTTACATGGCGGAGGGCGAGCGGCTCTATCTGTGCGGGGAGTTCGCTAAAGCCGCCCATAGCTTCAGCAAC GCTCTTCACCTTCAGAACGGAGATAAGAACTGCTTGGTTGCCCGTTCCAAGTGCTTCCTCAAGATGGGAGAGCTGGAGAAATCCCTGGCAGATGCTGAGGCTTCACTCCAGGGTGACCCGACTTTCTGCAAG GGGATTTTACAAAAGGCGGAGACCCTGTACACCATGGGAGACTTTGAATTTGCCTTGGTGTTCTATCATCGAGGCTACAAGCTGAGGCCCGATCGGGAGTTCAAAGTTGGAATTCAGAAAGCCCAGGAAGCCATCAACAACTCAGTGGGAA GTCCCTCTTCTATTAAGCTGGAGAACAAAGGGGACCTGTCCTTCTTAAGCAAGCAGGCGGAG aGCATGCAAGCCCAGCAGAAGCCTCATCCCGTGAGACAGCTCGTACACCATCCCAAGAGAGAGTCCAAGCGGAAGGGCTCGCTCAAGAGCGAGAAGATCATCCGACAGCTCCTGG ACCTGATCAGAGGCACCATCAAGCGCGGCCTGACCGTGGAGGACCTCATCATGACGGGCATCAACTACCTGGACACACGCAGTGACTTTTGGAGGCAGCAAAAGCCCATCTATGCCAGGGAGCGGGACCGGAAACTGACGCAAGAGAAGTGGCTGCGGGACCGCAAACGCCGGCCCTCGCAGACGGCCCGCTACATCCTCAAGAGCCTGGAGGACATTGACATGT tgCTGACCAGCGGCAGTGCTGAAGGCAGCCTTCAGAAAGCTGAGAAAGTGCTGAAGAAGGTGCTGGAATGGAACAAAGAGGAGGTGCCCAACAAGGACGAACTGGTCGGAAACTTGCACAGCTGCATAGGGAATGCCCAGATCGAGCTGGGGCAGATGGTGGCAGCCCTGCAGAGCCACAGGAAGGACCTGGAGATCGCCAAGGAATA TGATCTTCCTGATGCCAAGTCCAGGGCCCTGGACAACATTGGCAGGGTTTTTGCCAGAGTTGGGAAATTCCAGCAAGCCGTTGACAC ATGGGAGGAGAAGATCCCTCTGGCCAAAACCACCCTGGAGAAGACCTGGCTGTTCCACGAGATTGGCCGCTGCTACTTGGAGCTGGACCAGGCTTGGCAGGCCCAGAATTACGGTGAGAAGTCCCAGCAGTGCGCCGAGGAAGAAGGGGACATCGAGTGGCAGCTGAACGCCAGTGTTCTGGTGGCACAGGCGCAAG TGAAGCTGAGAGACTTCGAGTCGGCAGTGAACAACTTTGAGAAGGCCCTGGAGAAAGCGAAGCTCGTCCATAACAACCAGGCACAGCAGGCCATCATCAAC GCCCTGGACGATGCCAACAAGGGCATCATTGAAGAGCTGAAGAAGACCAACTACAGGGAGATACTCAAAGATAAGAAGGAGGAAG AAGATGCCACTACGTTGGATAGTATAACAGTGATGGCAAAGGAGAAGGAAACGAGGAGGAGAATGAGAGATGAACCCGAGAAG AATAGAGGCTTCTCCCGAAAGAGCCAAACGTTCCTGCCCAAGATCTTCTTCCGCAAAATGTCATCCTCAGGGACCAAGGACAAGCCAGAGCTGCAGTTTCCCTTCCTGCAGGATGAGGAGACGGTGGCCACGCTGCAGGAATGCAAGACGCTCTTCATCCTGCGTGGCCTGCCCGGGAGCGGCAAGTCCACGCTGGCCCGGGTCATCGTGGACAGGTACCGGGATGGCACCAAGATGGTGTCCGCCGACACCTACAAGATCACCCCCGGTGCCCGGGGGGGCTTCACCGAGGAGTACAAGCAGCTGGATGAGGACCTGGCTGCTTACTGCCGCCGGGACGTCCGGGTCCTCGTGCTCGATGACACCAACCACGAGCGGGAGCGGCTGGAACAACTCTTTGAGATGGCCGACCAGTACCAGTACCAGGTGGTGCTGGTGGAGCCCAAGACGGCGTGGCGGCTGGACTGTGCCCAGCTCAAGGAGAAGAACCAGTGGCAGCTGTCGGCCGACGATCTGAAGAAGCTGAAGCCTGGGCTGGAGAAGGACTTCCTGCCGCTCTACTTCGGCTGGTTCCTGACCAAGAAGAGTTCCGAGGGCCTCCGCAAAGCCGGCCAGGCCTTCCTCGAGGAGCTGGGCAACCACAAGGCCTTCAAGAGGGAGCTGCGACACT TTGTCTCTGGGGATGAGCCCAGGGAGAAGATTGAACTGGTCAGCTACTTTGGGAAGAGACCCCCGGGCGTGCTGCACTGCACAACCAAGTTCTGTGACTATGGGAAGGCCGCTGGGGCAGACGAGTACACCCAGCAGGAT GTGGTGAAGAAATCCTACTGCAAGGCCTTCACGCTGACCATCTCTGCCCTCTTTGTGACACCCAAGACGACAGGAGCCCGGGTAGAGCTGAGCGAGCAGGAGCTGGCCTTGTGGCCGAACGACGTGGACAAGCTGTCCCCCTCTGACAGCCTGTCGCGGGGCAGCCGCGCGCACATCACCCTGGGCTGCGCGGGTGACGTGGAGGCCGTGCAGACGGGTGTTGACCTGCTAGAGATTGTGAAGCAGGAGAAGGGGGGTAACCGCGGCGAGGAGGTGGGTGAGCTCAGCCGGGGCAAGCTCTACTCCTTGGGCAGTGGGCGCTGGATGCTGAACCTGGCCAAGAAGATGGAGGTCAGGGCCATCTTCACGGGGTACTACGGGAAGGGCAAGGCTGTGCCCACACGGGGCGGCCGCAAGGGTGGCGCCTTTCAGTCCTGCACCATCATCTGA
- the LOC137755449 gene encoding 2',3'-cyclic-nucleotide 3'-phosphodiesterase isoform X4: MNRGFSRKSQTFLPKIFFRKMSSSGTKDKPELQFPFLQDEETVATLQECKTLFILRGLPGSGKSTLARVIVDRYRDGTKMVSADTYKITPGARGGFTEEYKQLDEDLAAYCRRDVRVLVLDDTNHERERLEQLFEMADQYQYQVVLVEPKTAWRLDCAQLKEKNQWQLSADDLKKLKPGLEKDFLPLYFGWFLTKKSSEGLRKAGQAFLEELGNHKAFKRELRHFVSGDEPREKIELVSYFGKRPPGVLHCTTKFCDYGKAAGADEYTQQDVVKKSYCKAFTLTISALFVTPKTTGARVELSEQELALWPNDVDKLSPSDSLSRGSRAHITLGCAGDVEAVQTGVDLLEIVKQEKGGNRGEEVGELSRGKLYSLGSGRWMLNLAKKMEVRAIFTGYYGKGKAVPTRGGRKGGAFQSCTII; this comes from the exons ATG AATAGAGGCTTCTCCCGAAAGAGCCAAACGTTCCTGCCCAAGATCTTCTTCCGCAAAATGTCATCCTCAGGGACCAAGGACAAGCCAGAGCTGCAGTTTCCCTTCCTGCAGGATGAGGAGACGGTGGCCACGCTGCAGGAATGCAAGACGCTCTTCATCCTGCGTGGCCTGCCCGGGAGCGGCAAGTCCACGCTGGCCCGGGTCATCGTGGACAGGTACCGGGATGGCACCAAGATGGTGTCCGCCGACACCTACAAGATCACCCCCGGTGCCCGGGGGGGCTTCACCGAGGAGTACAAGCAGCTGGATGAGGACCTGGCTGCTTACTGCCGCCGGGACGTCCGGGTCCTCGTGCTCGATGACACCAACCACGAGCGGGAGCGGCTGGAACAACTCTTTGAGATGGCCGACCAGTACCAGTACCAGGTGGTGCTGGTGGAGCCCAAGACGGCGTGGCGGCTGGACTGTGCCCAGCTCAAGGAGAAGAACCAGTGGCAGCTGTCGGCCGACGATCTGAAGAAGCTGAAGCCTGGGCTGGAGAAGGACTTCCTGCCGCTCTACTTCGGCTGGTTCCTGACCAAGAAGAGTTCCGAGGGCCTCCGCAAAGCCGGCCAGGCCTTCCTCGAGGAGCTGGGCAACCACAAGGCCTTCAAGAGGGAGCTGCGACACT TTGTCTCTGGGGATGAGCCCAGGGAGAAGATTGAACTGGTCAGCTACTTTGGGAAGAGACCCCCGGGCGTGCTGCACTGCACAACCAAGTTCTGTGACTATGGGAAGGCCGCTGGGGCAGACGAGTACACCCAGCAGGAT GTGGTGAAGAAATCCTACTGCAAGGCCTTCACGCTGACCATCTCTGCCCTCTTTGTGACACCCAAGACGACAGGAGCCCGGGTAGAGCTGAGCGAGCAGGAGCTGGCCTTGTGGCCGAACGACGTGGACAAGCTGTCCCCCTCTGACAGCCTGTCGCGGGGCAGCCGCGCGCACATCACCCTGGGCTGCGCGGGTGACGTGGAGGCCGTGCAGACGGGTGTTGACCTGCTAGAGATTGTGAAGCAGGAGAAGGGGGGTAACCGCGGCGAGGAGGTGGGTGAGCTCAGCCGGGGCAAGCTCTACTCCTTGGGCAGTGGGCGCTGGATGCTGAACCTGGCCAAGAAGATGGAGGTCAGGGCCATCTTCACGGGGTACTACGGGAAGGGCAAGGCTGTGCCCACACGGGGCGGCCGCAAGGGTGGCGCCTTTCAGTCCTGCACCATCATCTGA